Proteins from a genomic interval of Quercus robur chromosome 9, dhQueRobu3.1, whole genome shotgun sequence:
- the LOC126700536 gene encoding plastidial pyruvate kinase 2-like isoform X2 encodes MQSCFLVKLLMEASCTMRSIYLLLINPWWVRRDLMSLEAFTYFRFPLKAVKVMHTVALRTEATISGSEMPANLGQAFKNHMSEMFAYHATIMSNTLGTSIVVFTRTGFMATLLSHYRPSGTIFAFINEKTIQQRLAVCQGVCPICMQFSEDAEETFSNALALLQKQGMVKEGEEVALLQSGRQPIWRFQSTHNIQVRKV; translated from the exons ATGCAGTCATGCTTTCTGGTGAAACTGCTCATGGAAG CATCATGCACAATGAGAAGTATTTACTTACTTCTGATCAATCCTTGGTGGGTACGAAGAGATTTGATGTCCCTGGAAGCATTTACTTACTTCAG GTTCCCTTTGAAAGCTGTGAAAGTCATGCACACAGTTGCATTACGGACTGAGGCTACAATATCAGGCAGTGAAATGCCAGCTAATCTTGGTCAAGCCTTCAAG AATCATATGAGCGAAATGTTTGCTTACCATGCAACCATTATGTCTAACACTCTTGGAACCTCAATTGTTGTCTTCACCAGAACTGGTTTCATGGCTACACTACTGAGCCACTATCGGCCTTCTGGCactatttttgcttttataaaTGA GAAGACTATTCAACAGAGGTTGGCAGTGTGTCAAGGAGTCTGTCCTATCTGCATGCAATTCTCAGAAGATGCTGAAGAGACATTTTCAAATGCCTTAGCTTTACTACAG AAGCAAGGGATGGTGAAGGAAGGAGAAGAGGTAGCACTTCTCCAGAGTGGAAGACAACCCATCTGGCGGTTCCAATCTACCCACAATATCCAGGTACGGAAAGTGTAG